A part of Balneola sp. genomic DNA contains:
- a CDS encoding 3-oxoacyl-ACP reductase — protein MSDKLFSLKNKLAIVTGGGTGLGFGITKAFVEAGAKVIITGRSETVLKDASGELGDQVSYIVSDVSVVEELPLFVEKVESEFGEIDTLVNNAGINMKKPLTEVTDAEFQNIIQTNVNGLFSLTREVAKGMKRRKRGSIINITSMAAIYGIPMVTAYTTSKTAVLGMTKSLAVDLSPEGIRVNAIAPGFIDSPMLRKAFDSDPDRERRVLERTPMKKLGEARDIAMAAVFLASDAAKFVTGVNLPVDGGNSIGF, from the coding sequence ATGTCTGACAAATTATTTAGTCTTAAAAATAAGCTGGCAATAGTGACGGGTGGTGGTACAGGATTAGGTTTTGGTATCACAAAAGCTTTTGTAGAGGCCGGTGCTAAAGTAATAATTACAGGGAGATCGGAAACCGTTCTTAAAGATGCATCGGGTGAATTAGGTGACCAAGTAAGCTATATAGTAAGTGATGTCTCGGTTGTTGAAGAGTTACCGTTGTTTGTAGAAAAAGTAGAGTCTGAATTTGGAGAGATAGACACATTGGTTAACAACGCCGGCATAAATATGAAAAAGCCTTTAACTGAAGTCACAGATGCCGAATTCCAGAATATAATTCAGACTAATGTAAATGGATTATTCTCGTTAACAAGAGAAGTTGCTAAGGGAATGAAGAGGAGAAAAAGAGGCTCTATAATAAATATTACCTCAATGGCCGCTATTTATGGAATCCCAATGGTTACTGCATATACCACATCAAAAACTGCAGTACTTGGGATGACAAAGTCCTTAGCTGTTGACTTATCTCCAGAGGGAATACGAGTTAATGCTATTGCTCCTGGCTTTATTGATTCACCAATGCTTAGAAAAGCCTTTGATTCTGACCCTGACCGTGAAAGAAGAGTGTTAGAACGTACACCAATGAAGAAATTAGGAGAAGCAAGAGATATTGCAATGGCAGCCGTGTTCCTTGCTTCAGATGCAGCGAAATTTGTAACGGGTGTAAATTTACCTGTAGACGGAGGGAATTCAATTGGCTTTTAA
- a CDS encoding 1,4-beta-xylanase, which translates to MRDLVLLLIGLFLAVGCTQKQQTDGLKDAYKDDFYIGAAVNTSQYSGRDARALPILKEHFNSITPENDLKWENIHPERDTYNFEEADKFVEFGVQNEMFIVGHTLVWHSQTPDWVFEDEEGNPISREELLARMKDHIYTVVGRYRGKIDGWDVVNEAVNDDGTIRESPWYNIIGKDYIAKAFQFAHEADPEAELYYNDYNLHLPDKADAAAEWVKEVQDSGVRVTGIGMQGHYGLDYPTKEALERSINLFGELGIVAITELDIDVLPSPFQYTGADISRRAELRDELNPYTENLPDSMVQKQTDQFKLLFEVFHKQSDVINRVTTWGVTDGDSWKNGWPMPGRTNYPLLFDREGNPKPAVEALKDIATN; encoded by the coding sequence ATGCGTGATCTCGTTCTCCTATTAATAGGTTTATTTTTGGCCGTTGGTTGTACTCAGAAACAACAAACTGACGGACTAAAAGATGCATATAAAGATGACTTTTATATAGGTGCCGCTGTAAATACTAGTCAATATTCAGGGCGGGATGCCAGAGCCCTTCCTATCCTAAAAGAGCACTTTAATTCAATTACTCCTGAAAATGATTTGAAGTGGGAGAATATCCATCCGGAACGGGATACCTATAACTTTGAAGAAGCTGATAAGTTTGTTGAATTCGGAGTACAAAATGAGATGTTTATCGTTGGGCACACTTTGGTCTGGCACAGCCAAACTCCGGATTGGGTTTTTGAAGATGAAGAAGGAAATCCAATTAGCAGAGAAGAACTACTGGCTCGAATGAAAGATCATATCTATACCGTAGTTGGCAGATACAGAGGTAAAATTGATGGATGGGATGTAGTAAATGAGGCTGTGAATGATGATGGTACAATCCGGGAATCACCTTGGTATAATATCATTGGAAAAGATTATATAGCCAAAGCATTTCAGTTTGCACATGAAGCCGATCCTGAAGCTGAGCTTTATTATAATGATTACAACCTTCACCTACCGGATAAAGCAGATGCTGCTGCCGAATGGGTCAAAGAAGTTCAGGACAGTGGAGTCAGGGTTACAGGAATAGGAATGCAAGGGCATTATGGACTCGATTATCCAACTAAAGAAGCGCTGGAAAGAAGCATTAATTTATTTGGTGAGCTTGGCATTGTAGCTATTACTGAATTAGATATTGATGTGCTTCCTTCACCATTTCAATACACCGGAGCGGATATTAGCAGGAGGGCAGAACTTAGGGATGAACTTAATCCATACACAGAAAATTTACCCGACTCTATGGTGCAAAAACAGACCGACCAGTTTAAATTGCTCTTTGAAGTATTTCATAAGCAGTCTGATGTGATTAACCGCGTAACAACCTGGGGTGTTACCGATGGGGATTCATGGAAAAATGGCTGGCCAATGCCGGGTCGAACTAATTATCCGCTGTTGTTCGATCGTGAAGGAAATCCAAAGCCGGCAGTTGAGGCGTTGAAAGATATAGCAACTAACTAA
- a CDS encoding alpha-glucuronidase gives MAFNSNYTKRFFTSVLLVIGLNLFSNLYAEDGYETWLRYEKIDSPELLKEYRLLFKNVIVKGESQTMKVISIELKKGLSGLLGKNIEFKSLINSSGNLIIGTPTTSEFIANAGLENELAKIGDEGFIIRNVKSNGKTAITVAANSDIGTLYGTFHLLRMIQTHQSFENISITSSPKIQHRVLNHWDNLNRLVERGYAGLSLWDWGTLPEYKDPRYTDYARINASMGINGTVLNNVNADARILTDQFLDKVKVLADIFRPYGIKVFISINYQAPITIGGLDTADPLDENVRAWWKETANDIYSRIPDFGGFLVKADSEGQPGPFKYNRNHAEGANVLAEAVAPHDGVVIWRAFVYSPEQTDRFREAYDEFLPLDGKFNKNVILQVKNGPIDFQPREPFSPLFGAMKETSTMLELQITQEYFGFANHLAYMGTLFEEAVDADTYAKGEGSTVGKVISGEVFDYEHTGIAGVVNLGTDRNWTGHPFVQSSWYAFGRLAWDYTLSADQIADEWLKMTFTNNNEFVEPIKDVMLKSREAGVNYRSPLGLTHLYAQGHHYGPAPWTSDLPRPDWTAVYYHKADEEGLGFDRTETGSNAIEQYNQPLQSQFSEIETTPEDLLLWFHHVSWDYEMDSGRNLWEELVHKYYAGVDTVRWMQEQWNSIEGLIDDERFKHVKALLKIQEKDAVRWRNSCVLYFQTFSHQPIPEGLEKPEHDLEYYKKLEQTEYVPDPRYY, from the coding sequence TTGGCTTTTAATTCAAACTATACAAAAAGGTTCTTCACTTCAGTACTGCTAGTTATCGGGTTGAATCTATTTAGTAATCTATATGCGGAAGATGGCTATGAAACCTGGCTTAGATATGAGAAGATAGATTCTCCTGAATTATTAAAGGAATACAGATTATTATTTAAGAATGTCATAGTTAAAGGCGAAAGCCAGACTATGAAAGTAATCAGTATAGAGTTGAAAAAAGGTTTGTCCGGTTTATTGGGAAAGAATATTGAATTCAAATCTTTGATAAATAGCAGTGGGAATTTAATTATAGGAACTCCTACTACCTCTGAATTTATTGCTAATGCCGGTTTAGAAAATGAACTGGCAAAGATTGGTGATGAAGGATTTATCATTCGAAATGTAAAGAGCAATGGTAAAACGGCTATTACAGTAGCGGCAAACTCTGACATTGGGACCTTGTATGGTACTTTTCATCTTTTAAGAATGATTCAAACACATCAGAGTTTTGAAAATATATCTATTACATCTTCTCCGAAGATACAGCACAGGGTTTTAAACCATTGGGACAACTTGAACCGGCTTGTAGAAAGAGGTTATGCAGGTCTTTCACTATGGGACTGGGGAACTCTTCCCGAATATAAAGATCCTCGATATACTGATTATGCCCGTATCAATGCCTCTATGGGAATTAACGGTACTGTTCTTAATAATGTAAACGCTGATGCTCGTATCTTAACTGATCAATTCCTGGATAAAGTAAAAGTACTTGCAGACATCTTCAGACCCTACGGAATAAAAGTTTTTATCTCAATTAACTATCAGGCTCCGATTACTATTGGAGGTCTCGATACAGCTGATCCTCTAGACGAAAACGTAAGGGCATGGTGGAAAGAAACAGCGAATGATATATATAGCCGTATTCCTGACTTTGGAGGATTTCTTGTTAAAGCGGATTCCGAAGGTCAACCCGGACCGTTTAAGTACAATCGGAATCATGCAGAGGGAGCGAATGTATTGGCAGAAGCTGTAGCCCCACATGATGGTGTAGTTATCTGGCGAGCTTTTGTTTATAGCCCTGAACAAACAGATCGATTTAGAGAAGCCTACGATGAGTTTCTTCCGCTTGATGGTAAATTTAACAAGAATGTGATTCTCCAGGTTAAGAATGGCCCAATTGATTTTCAGCCGAGGGAACCTTTCTCGCCGTTGTTTGGAGCAATGAAGGAAACCAGTACCATGCTGGAGCTTCAGATAACACAGGAATATTTTGGTTTCGCAAACCACCTGGCCTACATGGGTACCTTATTTGAAGAAGCTGTAGATGCCGATACTTATGCCAAGGGCGAAGGCTCGACCGTAGGCAAGGTAATCTCCGGCGAAGTTTTTGATTATGAGCATACAGGAATTGCCGGAGTAGTGAATTTAGGAACAGACCGAAACTGGACGGGGCATCCGTTTGTGCAGTCGAGTTGGTATGCCTTTGGTAGATTAGCTTGGGACTATACTCTAAGTGCTGATCAAATTGCAGATGAATGGCTCAAAATGACTTTCACAAATAACAATGAGTTTGTTGAGCCAATCAAAGATGTTATGCTGAAGTCGAGAGAGGCTGGTGTCAACTACAGATCGCCATTAGGTCTAACCCATTTATATGCTCAGGGCCATCACTACGGACCTGCCCCTTGGACTTCTGATCTCCCGCGACCAGACTGGACAGCGGTATATTATCATAAGGCAGATGAAGAAGGCTTAGGCTTTGACAGAACCGAAACAGGATCCAACGCCATTGAGCAATATAATCAACCACTCCAAAGTCAGTTTAGTGAAATAGAGACCACTCCGGAAGATCTGTTATTATGGTTCCACCATGTTAGTTGGGATTACGAAATGGATTCCGGAAGAAACCTTTGGGAAGAATTGGTGCATAAATATTATGCCGGTGTAGATACGGTGCGATGGATGCAGGAGCAGTGGAATAGCATAGAGGGCTTGATTGATGATGAGAGATTCAAACATGTAAAAGCACTTCTCAAAATTCAGGAAAAAGATGCCGTCCGGTGGAGAAATTCATGTGTGCTATACTTCCAGACTTTTTCACATCAACCAATACCGGAAGGCTTGGAAAAACCCGAGCATGATTTGGAATACTATAAAAAACTTGAACAAACAGAATATGTACCTGACCCCAGGTATTATTAA